One window from the genome of Methanomicrobiales archaeon encodes:
- a CDS encoding PAS domain S-box protein has protein sequence MDDLLLKLKEILRDHPKGLSVSDISKRLQMNRNSVAKYLDILTMAGHVEMRSYGTAKVFFLSQRVPASALLKYSSAFVAICDRHGKLIQISDNFLQFLAMERDAVVGCNLADHCLPLLSEPPLLARIRDPNFRQEYTYDAALSRGGQELFFRVKLIPTDFDDGSPGTTIVIEDTTAERRYERALRESEERFRAVADLSPFPIAIIDRDGTYLYINPRFTEVFGYTREDVPNGRAWFDRAFPDAGCRKEAISAWIADLASHGVGQTRPRQFAVRCRDGGTKTIVFRPVTLSDGRQYVTYEDITAIRTAEDELRQMVDTMQNIVDFLPDATFVIDSERRVIAWNRAMEDLTGVPRGEMLGRSDYAYAVPFYGSFRPILIDLVDREIPEIERRYRLFRRERGTVIAEGYLKLPHDSRERLLQGKAAPLFESRGKRMGAIQSIRDITSLHGGRRDGPDR, from the coding sequence TTGGACGATTTACTCTTGAAGCTGAAGGAGATCCTGAGAGACCACCCGAAAGGTCTGAGCGTGTCGGATATCTCGAAACGGCTGCAGATGAACAGGAACTCCGTGGCAAAGTATCTCGATATCCTGACGATGGCCGGGCACGTGGAGATGCGATCCTACGGTACGGCCAAGGTCTTCTTCCTCTCGCAGCGGGTTCCCGCCTCGGCCCTGCTGAAGTACTCCTCGGCGTTCGTCGCGATCTGCGACAGGCACGGGAAGCTGATCCAGATCAGCGATAACTTCCTGCAGTTCCTGGCGATGGAGAGGGATGCCGTCGTCGGGTGCAACCTCGCGGATCACTGCCTGCCCCTTCTCTCCGAACCGCCCCTCCTCGCCAGGATCCGGGATCCCAACTTCCGCCAGGAGTACACGTACGATGCGGCCCTCTCCCGCGGAGGGCAGGAGCTCTTCTTCCGGGTGAAACTCATCCCCACCGATTTCGACGACGGGAGCCCCGGAACCACGATCGTGATCGAGGACACCACGGCCGAGCGGCGCTACGAGAGGGCGCTCCGCGAGAGCGAGGAGCGTTTCCGGGCGGTTGCCGATCTCTCGCCCTTCCCGATCGCCATCATCGATCGGGACGGGACGTACCTCTACATCAACCCCCGGTTCACGGAGGTGTTCGGCTACACGCGGGAGGACGTCCCCAACGGCAGAGCCTGGTTCGACCGGGCGTTCCCGGATGCCGGCTGCCGCAAGGAGGCGATATCGGCCTGGATCGCCGATCTGGCCTCGCATGGCGTGGGGCAGACGCGGCCCCGGCAGTTCGCCGTGCGGTGCAGGGACGGCGGGACGAAGACGATCGTGTTCCGCCCCGTCACGCTCTCCGACGGCCGGCAGTACGTCACCTACGAGGACATCACCGCGATCCGCACGGCGGAGGACGAGCTCCGCCAGATGGTGGATACGATGCAGAATATCGTCGATTTTCTGCCCGACGCCACCTTCGTGATCGACAGCGAGCGTCGGGTGATCGCCTGGAACCGCGCCATGGAGGACCTGACCGGCGTGCCGCGCGGGGAGATGCTGGGCAGGAGCGATTACGCCTACGCCGTCCCCTTCTACGGCTCGTTCCGCCCCATCCTCATCGATCTGGTCGATCGGGAGATCCCCGAGATCGAGAGGCGCTACCGCCTCTTCCGCCGGGAGAGGGGCACGGTCATCGCGGAGGGGTACCTGAAGCTGCCGCACGACTCCCGGGAGCGGCTCCTCCAGGGGAAGGCAGCCCCCCTCTTCGAAAGCCGGGGGAAGCGGATGGGAGCGATCCAGTCGATCCGGGACATCACCTCCCTGCACGGGGGGCGGCGGGATGGCCCGGATAGATAA